Within Diprion similis isolate iyDipSimi1 chromosome 11, iyDipSimi1.1, whole genome shotgun sequence, the genomic segment CGCTTTACTGCACTCTGTTTCAATAAGCTCTGATTTGACAGAGAAAATACATACCTAATATTGTCAAGATAAATAGATGCATACTGATATCGCCGTATAAGAAGTGAAACAAATTATCTCATGAAGCATATGAGAGttgcactttttttctacagttaGTCGATTATAAAGTTGTGGTTTTATACCCTGTACACTGTAAATCTGTGACACCAAAATTTGTACGCGACGGTATAGGAAACGATTTcttataataaatgaaaaatgtgtttttgtAATTACTCTATATGTTTATTAATTCATTAGTGATAATTTTGATGATTGTACATAAACATTGCAAAATGGAGACACTACTTCCGAGGCCGtatcaaattataaatattaaagtaTTATCTAACAATCAAGACTTCTAAATATTATGCTGTTTTATAGACGTTATACAGTTGTAACAATACATTAGTATCAAGGCTTTTGTAAGTAAACCCTCGACATTCTTTTAGTTTTTAATACAAGTTAGTTAAAATCGTTATTTGTGATTCTATGTGAACTTTTTTACAAAGGAAGCAAGAAAATCAAGCTGCATtggcataaaaattgaaactaaaaattgttactatgtttagaaattttttcgtcaaaaacgAGTTGATATGGTACATACCAAAATCGATAGCGTTCCAATATTATGGCTTAATTCTccatgatttttattaattttacaataattcgaTTTCATATACcctatatataacatatacaaAAATAGGTCAGACTATGTAGCTCCAACTTGGAGAACTGGAATCAACAATTTGAAGGCATCTTGAATGTATGAGCTTGCATTTGCTGCCTGTGAacagtgatgaaaatttccttataaatatgtaagtacaactcaaaaattttgtataataactTGTACATGCCAATCACATAACATACCTCTAAGAAAATCGTAGTAATATTAGCATTCGTGGCATCTGGTTTGTCTGAATGTTTAACACGCTCATTCAATTTGTCTGCAAACAGGTTAGCGATGACTCCAACTTCGCCTGCTAAAATGTTCGTGAGCTGAACCAAAGCGTCGGCTTCATTTACGGTGCTACGCCTTTCCTTGACAAGAAGTAACTCTGCCGTTTTATGGAATCGTTCTACAGAAAGTGCTGTGAATTGTGCAAGAGTCGAAATTGCATGTTGAAACACTTCTCTATCGGCAGGCAGTGGCTCTGTAGAAATCACAGTTGAAAGGTAGGCCCTTGTTTGTTGCCAAGTCTAAAATatgattgatttaaaaaaaaaaagtaatgcatCAAATATTGCTGTTTCCAAATTTGGGGGCCAAATCTCAATCATTGTGTGATCACTGGTAATGCTCACCTCAATAAGTTTATCGTAAGTCATAGTCACTCCAAGGTCTTTACAAGCTCCCTTCAATCTTTCATGAAGATCAGTCTCTTGTGCATCATCTCCGTCGTCGTCTCCTAAATCACACAGTTCCTTTACCTCGTCTAAGGTCTCTTGAATAGAGCACAACTCGTCGGCATTTAAATTGATCATGTGCTGCTGAATCTTAATATCACATTGTTTAGACAGCATTTCTAGCGCTTCCAAATGCACTAGGCCCTGGTAGTCAtcgaaaagaatttcaaagtgTACTTTTCTAGCcaattgtttttcttccaaaGATTTCTCTTCTGTCTCGGCTTTGTCCTTAGCTTCCCTAAGCATTTGCGATAATATTGGCTTATCACTGTCTGGTGTGAAGAAAGCTCGTTTCTTCTTCAGTCCGGGATCTCCGTCTTGTAATACTTCCATTGTCTTCTTACCAATTGTTTCCAGTGTGTCCAAACCTCCAGCTATTACTTTGTTACTTGTCGATTCGACAAGTTTTGTTATAGAAGAAACACCGGACATCAGATTACCAAAACCAAACGATGATTGAGATTGCGTATCACATGGCTCTTTTTCCAGTTGACTTCTTTCTGAAACAATCATGTTGTATAAATAGCGTATATGGCAGCCGCAGTTGGTCAACTTTGGTGAGCCAAGTGATACTATCGCCGATTTAGGAAGGGACACTTTAAATATGAATCACATGTTCAACTTTTTCCGACACGGTCTCTACACCGACATTACAATTAAGTGAGTCACGTACCAACCAATTTGCCAATTACTTTGTCCTACACACTGTTTTAAATTATGGGAATCAGTAATTGCATTTTAAGCTCAAGGTTGAGTCCAGTCTGGTAAACATATTCTCGGCCTAGCATTGGTGGTGTGTTCAGGTCAATGAATCGCTAACCGACACACAAGCTAATCTTAGTACCTATATTTAATATCTTACCGTCGGCAACGCCTTCGGTCTTGCTCTCTTTAGTTTTCGCCAATTCTTCAGGGTCTGGAACGCCGATACTTTCTTCCAGCATTGTCAATCCTTGAGTCACATGATTGGTTAGGCTAGTGACTCCCGCCGATGCCGTGTTTATCAATGAACTGACACCCCATCCACCCCATCCCCAACCAGCATTTTTGTTCTGTTCTTCGCCAGCCAAAGACAGCTTGTCTAATACAGGGAGAATCTTTTCCTCGGTCATTTCGTCAGGGATTTCTATATCTTCATCCATATCTCCCCAACCATCGGACTTAAACACCTCTTTGaactttttattcgatttcaacTCTTCTGGAATCTCAATATTCTCTTCCATCTCCTTCCAACAGTCGTCTACGCCCTTTGCTTTCGTTGGATTGTCCCAATCGCTATCCCACTTGGACTTTCTCTGCGGTTCAATATCAGGTCGGGGTTTCGACAAAATATTGTCCAATTCTTTCCAGCATTTCTCATCTACAGGAGGCTTTATCGCCTCTTCAACTTTTCCGGACTTTACACCTTCCGAGATAATCTTTGACCCCAGTTTCTTTTCCCCGAGAGATCTAGGCTCCCGTTGCTTTTGCTGTCTCTGCTGTCTCTCCCTCTTAGGTCTGCCTGTGGTTTCTGTTACCGGTTTTTCTACCTCATCCTTGCCGCTGGCAGTAGCCCGACATTCATCCCTCGTTTCTGACGATGGTACAGATCCGTCCGATTTGCTAGTTTTATTAGAAAGGTCCGGCTCATGCTTGCTAGGTACCGTCAAGTCTTGCGATATACTCGATGTCAATGGCGCTACTTTCTCAGCTTGCGATACTACCTGCGGTTGGTTCAGAGCTGGTTTTGGATCAACGGTATCGTCAGACTTACCCTCGCTCTCCGGGTTCTTTACACCGACTTGAATAGAGCTCGGCTTGTCTTTGGGGAAGGTTGGTGAGGCGGAATAATCGCGTTTTCTCTTAGTTTCCGACGTACCCAGGGTTCCGTAGGAGGGGTGAATCTTGGAGGAGGTGCACTCCGTGTCGTCGTCCGAATCCGAGTCGACGACGGCCCGGAATCTACGCGAAGAAACGCGCTTGGCTGGCGTCGAACGGTTGTCCAATTCCTCGTCAGCGCTTTCGAAGTCGTCGCTTTCTGACGTTGCCATTTTACTTGCCagaggttaattggacgccagTTCTCGTCTTCCTGCTGTTTGTGGCTGATCGACGAAGAGACACGTAGCTAGTGACGCTCGtactgtgaataaaaataaataacttccGTTTTAGCTGTTGAATACAACTCAAATACTCGTTAAACGGCCTGACATTTTAATCAAACAGCTCTTTATTATCTTATACCCATATCCAACCTGTCTCAGCAATTCTCTTTGTACACATATGCGGATCACATATCATGCCAAACAGACTGATCACGTGGCCGCGAAGTCATTCGTGATCTGCTCCTCAAGCATGCGCCTCGTCATTTTTCTAACCAGGAACGTATCACCGGGGCGCTACGAGGGGCCCTCAACACGATCGAGAGTGCCTCGATCAATTCTCTTGATAATGTTTCGTCTGTGAATATTAGGTAACTTTATTCGGAAAATACAGTTGGGACTTAATCAAGTCAAACTTCGTTAAAACTATATcccttaaaaataataacaccgtgaattcgaaacaaaaacatttttaccgaCAAATGTATGTTAtttgtctaatttttattcggaaaattcaatatttaaaaatcatcCTGAATAGATTTCAGCcagtatttatatattttttaataataaataaggtATGTTTTACTGGCTTagtatttagtttttttgatgactcgagaaattgattgtaaattaaaaaatttatacctctATTTCTCTGTGCGGAAAGAGAACTGTGATTCATGAAAACGGTATTGTATATACTTTAGAGTTATAAAACTGGGCTATTGAGTAatgattttgatatttttccatAGTTTCATAACTATTTTAAGGGAACATGCAGCATGGCagcaattattcaaattcaaccTCGAATCGAGTCAACCCACAGGAAAAAGTCTACTGTTAGAAATTATGTTTTGTAGAATTTGACTCAGCGTCGTTTAAAATGAATCGATGTACaggaatgaaagaaattttgccaaaatacAAGCTATGTCATAACTATAATAGGAACTTACGAAAACGACGCGTCGTTTGCGAAATGTATTTTCATCATCGTTAATCAAGTTGCATTTCAAAATAGTATTTTCTGGCTTAGATGcatatttaaaatgaaattttcccaaACGACACAATGGATTTTGGGAAAATCggagaaagtaaaaaagctTTTACGTAGAAGTTTATCTCGAAGCACTCAATATCGGGCGAATACCTTATACCTGCAGATACCTATAAGGTTGTCGAAAAATATGCATAGAAATCGTTACATTTTACATGTGATTGAATGTGTTTTTGATACGGatcaaattcagtaaaaatccAGACCATATATTGAATCACTCTGACCCTCGAGGCTGATATTGCGGTATGATCATTGCTCTATTAGATCCATCGAACGATTATTTGTAATAGTACTCATGCGATCTACTGTAATGATTTCACAAATTCCTATAAACCTACGATTTTTCGAACCACAATATCGTCAGGGTCAAATAACACAGGATCAAAAATCGTGACACTACATGTTAGACACTGTGTATGTAGCACCGGGATCTGTATTCTATAGATATAGCAACACTACACATGCAATATTCATTTGAGAAATATCTTTCCCAAGACTGCCTCTAGGCGCGTGGCCCTTGGCTGTGGGTCCGTCAAGCTCCACAGTTCATGCGTGGTTCGTATGCTCAACCATTTTATATGCGCTCACCTTCATATTGCATGTGAATGAAATGAGTTATGTGTATTATACAGGACGAAACGTTAAGGTGAATTTAATTTACGCGCGATTTCTATTCGACAGAAAAATGATGTGATCAGGTCGACTGATTTCATAGAAAATCAATcaacccgagaatttcagccTTTTCCTTGCCTTCCGTACAGCATAATTAATGTTCCCGTATACGCAAGAATGTTTTATCTATACGGGGGACCTCGATGCTCGGGTTAGTTTCAAATATCTAGGATCCTGCACAGCGTATATAGATTTGTGCATACATTCACAAAGCGTCAACAGGTGCTGCAGGCCACCTGGAATTGCATCTGACGACAAAATATAGCAATTTAAACTGACTCATCGTCAGATCGCAGACTTCTATAAGATTCCGTCTTAAAAATTATCCAAAGAGTCGACGAAAAATACCCAAGGCATGAGTGCGGGTATTTGATCACAGAAAGAGATAATTCCTCGCATATTCGTCGATGAAGCTTGAATTCCGTATGAAATTATCCACGGAGGCGAAATGAGTTGGAATAAAGtatagacgaaaaaaaaattaaacaaaacaacgacaaaaaaaagagcatcggaagaagaagaaaaaaaaaacaaaaaaa encodes:
- the LOC124412508 gene encoding protein FAM114A2, with amino-acid sequence MATSESDDFESADEELDNRSTPAKRVSSRRFRAVVDSDSDDDTECTSSKIHPSYGTLGTSETKRKRDYSASPTFPKDKPSSIQVGVKNPESEGKSDDTVDPKPALNQPQVVSQAEKVAPLTSSISQDLTVPSKHEPDLSNKTSKSDGSVPSSETRDECRATASGKDEVEKPVTETTGRPKRERQQRQQKQREPRSLGEKKLGSKIISEGVKSGKVEEAIKPPVDEKCWKELDNILSKPRPDIEPQRKSKWDSDWDNPTKAKGVDDCWKEMEENIEIPEELKSNKKFKEVFKSDGWGDMDEDIEIPDEMTEEKILPVLDKLSLAGEEQNKNAGWGWGGWGVSSLINTASAGVTSLTNHVTQGLTMLEESIGVPDPEELAKTKESKTEGVADERSQLEKEPCDTQSQSSFGFGNLMSGVSSITKLVESTSNKVIAGGLDTLETIGKKTMEVLQDGDPGLKKKRAFFTPDSDKPILSQMLREAKDKAETEEKSLEEKQLARKVHFEILFDDYQGLVHLEALEMLSKQCDIKIQQHMINLNADELCSIQETLDEVKELCDLGDDDGDDAQETDLHERLKGACKDLGVTMTYDKLIETWQQTRAYLSTVISTEPLPADREVFQHAISTLAQFTALSVERFHKTAELLLVKERRSTVNEADALVQLTNILAGEVGVIANLFADKLNERVKHSDKPDATNANITTIFLEAANASSYIQDAFKLLIPVLQVGAT